A single region of the Nicotiana sylvestris chromosome 6, ASM39365v2, whole genome shotgun sequence genome encodes:
- the LOC104211301 gene encoding uncharacterized protein isoform X2 yields the protein MFKSQHGCCWSPRCHGQWWGYCTYWNEHGGSSSSKACCSFCCSCRHSQGILASLRHWSEGSDQYLSDRPLQKHGGGLEHNETYYGSCYGAEGSDDEAYRKKGWALSNLDIFDQLILEVGVEIGSFKTSLETSLRSKASYVTNKAIKKGRDPTPSEIHLHIHTHGEDKKRRVYGLGSQEKYYYGPNLYDSFGSDATSSATPLNAQSAPIGNMNELVTRLIPVLTDHIIPVIVEWVCELVSLSSQQPNIDPTNHPSDVAPIVPTSYVAANIDEVHVMGSDDDHDSPALHS from the exons ATGTTCAAGAGTCAACATGGTTGTTGTTGGAGCCCACGCTGTCATGGCCAATGGTGGGGTTATTGCACCTATTGGAATGAACATGGTGGCTCTAGCAGCTCAAAGGCGTGCTGTTCCTTTTGTTGTTCTTGCAGGCACTCACAAGGTATTTTAGCTTCACTAAGGCACTGGTCTGAAGGGTCAGACCAATACCTTAGTGATAGGCCTTTGCAAAAGCATGGAGGAGGACTTGAGCACAACGAAACATATTATGGTTCCTGTTACGGTGCTGAAGGGTCAGATGATGAAGCCTATCGAAAGAAAGGTTGGGCATTGTCAAACCTAGATATTTTTGACCAG TTAATTTTGGAGGTGGGAGTTGAGATTGGGAGCTTCAAAACCAGTTTGGAGACTTCTCTGCGATCAAAAGCTAGCTATGTCACTAATAAG GCTATTAAAAAGGGTCGAGATCCAACACCAAGTGAGATACATTTGCACATCCATACACATG GAGAAGATAAGAAAAGAAGAGTATATGGTCTTGGATCTCAAGAAAAATACTACTATGGGCCGAATCTTTATGACTCTTTTGGATCTGATGCAACATCCTCAGCAACACCTTTAAATGCTCAATCAGCACCGATAGGGAATATGAATGAGTTAGTGACACGATTGATTCCTGTACTGACTGATCATATAATTCCTGTAATCGTTGAGTGGGTATGCGAATTAGTTTCTTTATCCTCGCAACAGCCCAATATTGATCCTACCAATCACCCATCTGACGTGGCACCTATAGTTCCTACCTCTTATGTTGCTGCTAATATTGATGAGGTTCATGTAATGGGTTCTGACGATGACCATGACTCTCCAGCCTTGCATAGTTAG
- the LOC104211301 gene encoding uncharacterized protein isoform X1 yields MFKSQHGCCWSPRCHGQWWGYCTYWNEHGGSSSSKACCSFCCSCRHSQGILASLRHWSEGSDQYLSDRPLQKHGGGLEHNETYYGSCYGAEGSDDEAYRKKGWALSNLDIFDQLILEVGVEIGSFKTSLETSLRSKASYVTNKAIKKGRDPTPSEIHLHIHTHVAGEDKKRRVYGLGSQEKYYYGPNLYDSFGSDATSSATPLNAQSAPIGNMNELVTRLIPVLTDHIIPVIVEWVCELVSLSSQQPNIDPTNHPSDVAPIVPTSYVAANIDEVHVMGSDDDHDSPALHS; encoded by the exons ATGTTCAAGAGTCAACATGGTTGTTGTTGGAGCCCACGCTGTCATGGCCAATGGTGGGGTTATTGCACCTATTGGAATGAACATGGTGGCTCTAGCAGCTCAAAGGCGTGCTGTTCCTTTTGTTGTTCTTGCAGGCACTCACAAGGTATTTTAGCTTCACTAAGGCACTGGTCTGAAGGGTCAGACCAATACCTTAGTGATAGGCCTTTGCAAAAGCATGGAGGAGGACTTGAGCACAACGAAACATATTATGGTTCCTGTTACGGTGCTGAAGGGTCAGATGATGAAGCCTATCGAAAGAAAGGTTGGGCATTGTCAAACCTAGATATTTTTGACCAG TTAATTTTGGAGGTGGGAGTTGAGATTGGGAGCTTCAAAACCAGTTTGGAGACTTCTCTGCGATCAAAAGCTAGCTATGTCACTAATAAG GCTATTAAAAAGGGTCGAGATCCAACACCAAGTGAGATACATTTGCACATCCATACACATG TTGCAGGAGAAGATAAGAAAAGAAGAGTATATGGTCTTGGATCTCAAGAAAAATACTACTATGGGCCGAATCTTTATGACTCTTTTGGATCTGATGCAACATCCTCAGCAACACCTTTAAATGCTCAATCAGCACCGATAGGGAATATGAATGAGTTAGTGACACGATTGATTCCTGTACTGACTGATCATATAATTCCTGTAATCGTTGAGTGGGTATGCGAATTAGTTTCTTTATCCTCGCAACAGCCCAATATTGATCCTACCAATCACCCATCTGACGTGGCACCTATAGTTCCTACCTCTTATGTTGCTGCTAATATTGATGAGGTTCATGTAATGGGTTCTGACGATGACCATGACTCTCCAGCCTTGCATAGTTAG